The following proteins come from a genomic window of Pseudomonas hygromyciniae:
- the guaD gene encoding guanine deaminase, giving the protein MPLTRKAYRAAILHSLADPAIVGIEASYEYFEDGLLVIDNGQISALGHASDLLPTLAADIEITHYQDALITPGLIDTHIHLPQTGMVGAYGEQLLDWLNTYTFPCESQFADKAHAEEVADIFIKELLRNGTTTALVFGSVHPQSVNSFFEAAQKLDLRMIAGKVMMDRNAPDYLTDTAESGYQESKALIERWHGKGRLHYAVTPRFAPTSTPEQLTLAGQLLGEYPDLYMQTHISENLQEVQWVKELFPERSGYLDVYDHYKLLGERSVFAHGVHLCDDECARLAEAGSAVAFCPTSNFFLGSGLFNLPMAEKHQLNVGLGTDVGGGTSFSLLQTLNEAYKVMQLQGARLSPFKSLYLATLGGAKALRLEDKIGTLQPGTDADFLVLDYNATPLLSYRLKQANNIAETLFVLMTLGDDRAVMQTYAAGNLVHQR; this is encoded by the coding sequence ATGCCTTTGACTCGCAAAGCCTACCGTGCCGCCATCCTGCACAGCCTCGCCGACCCCGCCATCGTCGGGATCGAAGCCTCCTATGAGTATTTCGAAGACGGCCTGCTGGTGATCGACAACGGTCAGATCAGCGCCCTCGGGCATGCCAGCGACCTGCTGCCGACGCTGGCCGCCGACATCGAAATCACCCATTACCAGGATGCTCTGATCACTCCCGGCCTGATCGACACCCACATCCACCTGCCGCAAACCGGCATGGTCGGTGCCTACGGCGAACAACTGCTGGATTGGCTGAACACCTACACCTTCCCTTGCGAAAGCCAGTTCGCCGACAAGGCCCACGCCGAAGAAGTCGCGGATATCTTTATCAAGGAACTGCTGCGCAACGGCACCACCACTGCCCTGGTGTTCGGCAGCGTGCACCCGCAATCGGTGAACTCATTCTTTGAGGCCGCCCAGAAGCTGGACCTGCGCATGATCGCCGGCAAGGTGATGATGGACCGCAATGCCCCGGACTACCTGACCGATACCGCCGAGTCCGGCTACCAGGAAAGCAAGGCGCTGATCGAGCGCTGGCACGGCAAGGGCCGCTTGCACTACGCCGTGACCCCACGCTTCGCCCCCACCAGCACACCCGAACAACTGACCCTCGCCGGCCAGTTGCTGGGGGAATACCCGGACCTGTACATGCAGACTCACATCAGTGAAAACCTGCAGGAAGTGCAATGGGTCAAGGAGCTGTTCCCGGAGCGCAGTGGCTACCTGGATGTGTACGACCACTACAAGCTGCTGGGGGAACGTTCGGTATTCGCCCATGGCGTGCACCTGTGCGACGACGAGTGCGCGCGGCTGGCCGAAGCCGGTTCGGCCGTGGCGTTCTGCCCGACGTCGAACTTCTTCCTGGGCAGTGGCTTGTTCAATCTGCCGATGGCCGAGAAGCACCAGCTTAATGTAGGCCTGGGCACAGATGTGGGTGGCGGCACCAGCTTCTCGCTGCTGCAGACGCTGAACGAGGCCTACAAGGTCATGCAATTGCAGGGCGCACGACTGAGCCCGTTCAAATCGCTGTACCTGGCGACCCTGGGAGGTGCAAAAGCGCTGCGCCTGGAAGACAAGATCGGCACCCTGCAGCCGGGCACCGATGCAGACTTTCTGGTCCTGGACTACAACGCCACGCCACTGCTCAGCTATCGCTTGAAGCAGGCCAATAACATTGCCGAGACGCTGTTTGTACTGATGACGCTGGGGGATGATCGGGCAGTGATGCAGACGTATGCAGCGGGCAATCTGGTACACCAACGCTAA
- the xdhC gene encoding xanthine dehydrogenase accessory protein XdhC, translating into MNNWISALANLQTQGEPCVLVTIIEELGSTPRNSGSKMVVSAAHTFDTIGGGHLEYKAMQIARDMLVRGQHNTHLERFSLGASLGQCCGGVTVLLFEPMGQVQAQIAVFGAGHVGRALVPLLASLPCRVRWIDSREQEFPEHIPQGVRKIVSEEPVDEIADLPVGSYCIVMTHNHQLDLELTAALLKRNDFAYFGLIGSQTKRVKFEHRLRERGFEATQLQRMRCPMGLTEVKGKLPVEIAISIAGEIIATYNANFGQHTASAEPIAKLLPVSRRSQAIN; encoded by the coding sequence ATGAACAACTGGATCAGTGCCCTCGCCAACCTGCAAACCCAGGGCGAGCCCTGCGTGCTGGTGACCATCATCGAAGAGCTGGGCTCCACGCCGCGCAACTCAGGCTCCAAGATGGTCGTCAGCGCCGCACACACCTTCGACACCATCGGCGGCGGCCACCTGGAATACAAGGCCATGCAGATCGCCCGCGACATGCTCGTGCGTGGCCAGCACAACACCCACCTGGAGCGCTTCAGCCTGGGCGCCAGCCTCGGCCAGTGCTGTGGCGGCGTGACCGTGCTGCTGTTCGAACCCATGGGCCAGGTGCAGGCGCAGATTGCCGTATTCGGCGCCGGCCATGTCGGCCGCGCGCTGGTGCCGCTGCTGGCCAGCCTGCCGTGCCGGGTGCGCTGGATCGACTCGCGGGAACAGGAATTCCCGGAGCATATCCCCCAAGGCGTGCGTAAAATCGTCAGCGAAGAGCCAGTGGACGAAATTGCCGACCTGCCGGTGGGCAGTTACTGCATCGTCATGACCCACAATCACCAGCTCGACCTGGAACTGACCGCCGCCCTGCTCAAGCGCAATGATTTTGCCTACTTTGGCCTGATCGGCTCGCAGACCAAGCGCGTCAAGTTCGAACACCGCCTGCGTGAGCGCGGCTTCGAGGCCACACAGTTGCAACGCATGCGCTGCCCCATGGGCCTCACCGAGGTGAAGGGCAAACTGCCGGTGGAAATCGCCATCTCCATCGCCGGCGAGATCATCGCCACCTATAACGCCAACTTCGGCCAGCACACCGCGAGTGCCGAACCCATTGCCAAACTGCTGCCGGTTTCGCGCCGCAGCCAAGCTATCAATTGA
- the xdhB gene encoding xanthine dehydrogenase molybdopterin binding subunit — protein MSNHHAVVKTQAEMAELFAQDLTSGVGRSVKHDSAAKHVSGEAQYIDDRLEFPNQLHLYARMSDRAHARILSIDTAPCYAFEGVRIVITHEDVPGLKDIGPLMPGDPLLAIDTVQFVGQVVLAVAARDLETARKAAMAAVIEYEDLEPVLDVVEAFRKKHFVLDSHTHQRGDSAGALASAKNRIQGTLHIGGQEHFYLETQISSVMPTEDGGMIVYCSTQNPTEVQKLVAEVLDVSMNKIVVDMRRMGGGFGGKETQAASPACLCAVVARLTGQPTKMRLPRVEDMLMTGKRHPFYIEYDVGFDDTGRLHGINLDLAGNCGCSPDLSNSIVDRAMFHSDNSYYLGDATVNGHRCKTNTASNTAYRGFGGPQGMVAIEEVMDAIARHLALDPLAVRKANYYGKTERNVTHYYQTVEHNMLEEMTAELEASSQYAERREAIRRYNANSPILKKGLALTPVKFGISFTASFLNQAGALIHIYTDGSIHLNHGGTEMGQGLNIKVAQVVAEIFQVEIDRVQITATNTDKVPNTSPTAASSGADLNGKAAQNAAETIKQRLVEFAARKYDVSEADVEFHNGHVRVREQILTFEELIQQAYFAQVSLSSTGFYKTPKIFYDRSQARGRPFYYFAFGAACCEVIVDTLTGEYKMLRTDILHDVGASLNPAIDIGQVEGGFIQGMGWLTMEELVWNNKGKLMTNGPASYKIPAVADMPLDLRVKLVENRKNPEDTVFHSKAVGEPPFMLGIASWCAIKDAVASLGDYRHQPKIDAPATPERVLWGCEQMRQLTAAKALETETELASL, from the coding sequence ATGTCTAATCATCACGCCGTGGTAAAAACCCAAGCCGAAATGGCCGAGCTGTTTGCCCAGGACCTGACGTCCGGGGTCGGGCGCAGCGTCAAGCATGACAGCGCCGCCAAGCATGTGTCGGGCGAAGCGCAGTACATCGATGACCGCCTGGAATTCCCCAACCAGTTGCACCTGTATGCGCGCATGTCCGACCGCGCCCACGCCCGCATCCTGAGTATCGACACCGCGCCCTGCTACGCCTTCGAGGGTGTGCGGATCGTCATCACCCACGAAGACGTGCCGGGCCTGAAAGACATCGGTCCACTGATGCCCGGCGACCCATTGCTGGCCATCGATACCGTGCAGTTCGTCGGCCAGGTGGTGCTGGCCGTCGCCGCCCGCGACCTGGAGACCGCGCGCAAGGCCGCGATGGCGGCGGTGATCGAATACGAAGACCTGGAACCGGTGCTGGATGTGGTCGAGGCCTTTCGCAAAAAACATTTCGTGCTGGACAGCCACACCCACCAGCGCGGTGATTCGGCAGGCGCCCTGGCGAGCGCGAAAAACCGTATCCAGGGCACCCTGCATATCGGCGGCCAGGAACACTTCTACCTGGAAACCCAGATCTCCTCGGTGATGCCCACCGAAGACGGCGGCATGATCGTCTACTGCTCCACCCAGAACCCCACTGAAGTGCAGAAGCTGGTGGCCGAGGTACTGGACGTATCGATGAACAAGATCGTCGTCGATATGCGCCGCATGGGCGGTGGTTTCGGCGGCAAGGAAACCCAGGCCGCCAGCCCGGCTTGCCTGTGTGCGGTGGTCGCGCGCCTGACCGGCCAGCCGACCAAGATGCGCCTGCCGCGGGTCGAAGACATGCTGATGACCGGCAAGCGCCACCCCTTCTATATCGAATACGACGTGGGCTTCGACGACACCGGGCGCCTGCACGGGATCAACCTGGACCTGGCCGGTAACTGTGGTTGCTCACCGGACCTGTCCAACTCGATTGTCGACCGTGCGATGTTCCACTCCGACAACTCGTATTACTTGGGCGACGCCACGGTCAACGGCCATCGCTGCAAGACCAACACCGCGTCCAACACCGCGTATCGCGGCTTCGGTGGCCCGCAAGGCATGGTGGCGATCGAGGAAGTGATGGACGCCATCGCCCGCCATCTGGCGCTGGACCCGCTGGCCGTGCGCAAGGCCAACTACTATGGCAAGACCGAGCGCAACGTCACCCATTACTACCAGACCGTCGAGCACAACATGCTCGAAGAGATGACTGCCGAACTGGAAGCCAGCAGCCAATACGCCGAGCGCCGCGAAGCCATTCGCCGCTATAACGCCAACAGCCCGATCCTGAAAAAAGGCCTGGCGCTGACACCGGTCAAGTTCGGCATTTCGTTCACCGCCAGCTTCCTCAACCAGGCCGGCGCGTTGATCCATATCTACACCGACGGCAGCATCCACCTGAACCACGGCGGCACCGAAATGGGCCAGGGCTTGAACATCAAGGTCGCGCAGGTGGTGGCCGAGATTTTCCAGGTGGAAATCGACCGGGTGCAGATTACCGCGACCAACACCGACAAGGTGCCCAACACCTCGCCGACCGCTGCTTCCAGCGGTGCCGACCTTAACGGCAAGGCCGCGCAGAATGCCGCCGAGACCATCAAGCAACGCCTGGTGGAATTTGCCGCGCGCAAATACGACGTCAGCGAAGCCGACGTTGAGTTCCACAACGGCCATGTGCGGGTGCGCGAGCAGATCCTGACCTTTGAGGAGCTGATCCAGCAGGCGTATTTCGCCCAGGTCTCGCTGTCGAGTACCGGGTTCTACAAGACCCCGAAAATCTTCTACGACCGCAGCCAGGCACGGGGCCGACCGTTCTACTACTTCGCCTTCGGCGCGGCTTGCTGCGAAGTGATCGTCGATACCCTGACCGGCGAATACAAGATGCTGCGCACCGACATCCTCCACGACGTGGGCGCCTCGCTGAACCCGGCCATCGACATTGGCCAGGTCGAAGGCGGCTTTATCCAGGGCATGGGTTGGCTGACCATGGAAGAGCTGGTGTGGAACAACAAAGGCAAACTGATGACCAATGGCCCGGCCAGCTACAAGATCCCGGCAGTGGCGGACATGCCCCTGGATTTGCGGGTGAAGTTGGTGGAAAACCGCAAGAACCCGGAAGACACGGTGTTCCACTCCAAGGCCGTGGGTGAACCGCCGTTCATGCTCGGGATTGCCTCGTGGTGCGCGATCAAGGATGCGGTGGCGAGCCTGGGTGACTATCGCCATCAGCCGAAGATCGACGCGCCGGCCACGCCGGAGCGGGTGTTGTGGGGCTGTGAGCAGATGCGGCAGTTGACTGCTGCGAAGGCTCTTGAAACCGAAACCGAGTTGGCTTCGCTCTAG